From the Bacteroidia bacterium genome, one window contains:
- a CDS encoding ATP-binding protein, whose product MQDYEKLGSFYLGRVLDNDRQPGGEPLLYDAKDLVTHAICIGMTGSGKTGLCIGLLEEAAIDSIPAIVIDPKGDIGNLLLTFPEMRAEDFRPWIDEQEAARQGLDPEAFAEKTAELWKKGLSSWQQSTERIANLRAAADLAIYTPGSTAGLSVSLLRSFAAPAEEERTDADAMRDRILGAVSSLLALIGIDADPVQSREHILLSNILDHAWHDGRDLSMADIIRAVMTPPFASLGVFDIESFFPEKDRRTFAMQLNNVLASPSFAAWMEGEPLDIERLLYLKDGRPRISIMSIAHLSDAERMFFVTMLLNEVISWMRRQSGSSSLRAILYMDEIFGYFPPSATPPSKKPMLTLLKQARAFGVGCVLATQNPVDLDYKGLGNTGTWFIGRLQTERDKLRLLDGLEGALASAGQTFNRSEIDIILSGLGKRVFLMNNVHDDHPVLFETRWALSYLRGPLSKSHIEALMAGKKAGEKSAAAPARTPGGVTASAPVEATRAHTTAVAGAGVLPGAPEIHFPPVATLAGDYEMLFRPALYARTRLHYVHTKSGVDEWEDHVLLATVPDTTDFVTWEETALFHPEIEFIPNGPDTAYTREAIPDSAASRTSFSTWKKSLAEWIYRDFERTVWQCPELKLLSSPQETEGQFRVRVQQRYHEQRDTAMEKLRSRYAPRYARAQERIRKAEQRVDLQEAQYRQQQVSTAVDIGSTLLGALFGRRSGVSGIARRAATGVGKASRAMNERADVTRAQEDLRSAQEELVMLEEQFKDEVALLQSQFAVAPAIEAVAIKPRKTDLSVSDLALAWVPWAVPKDPGGEPRMLLE is encoded by the coding sequence ATGCAGGATTATGAAAAACTCGGTTCCTTCTATTTGGGCCGTGTTCTTGACAACGACAGGCAGCCGGGAGGCGAACCGCTGCTCTACGATGCGAAGGACCTCGTCACCCATGCGATCTGCATTGGCATGACAGGCAGCGGTAAAACAGGTCTGTGCATCGGCTTGCTCGAAGAAGCCGCCATCGACAGCATCCCCGCGATCGTTATTGATCCGAAAGGGGACATCGGTAACCTCCTGCTGACATTTCCGGAAATGCGGGCGGAGGATTTTCGTCCCTGGATAGACGAACAGGAAGCCGCGCGTCAGGGGCTGGATCCCGAGGCTTTCGCGGAGAAAACCGCTGAACTCTGGAAAAAAGGACTTTCTTCGTGGCAGCAATCCACTGAGCGCATCGCGAATCTGCGTGCCGCGGCAGACCTCGCAATCTATACGCCGGGCAGTACCGCGGGGCTCTCCGTGAGTCTGCTGCGTTCTTTCGCCGCACCGGCAGAAGAGGAACGGACCGATGCCGATGCCATGCGGGACCGCATTCTCGGCGCCGTGTCAAGTCTCCTCGCACTCATCGGGATAGACGCCGATCCGGTACAGAGCAGGGAGCATATACTGTTATCGAATATCCTCGACCATGCCTGGCACGATGGCCGCGATTTGAGCATGGCAGATATTATCCGCGCGGTGATGACGCCCCCGTTCGCATCCCTCGGCGTTTTCGACATCGAATCGTTCTTTCCCGAGAAGGACCGTCGCACCTTTGCGATGCAACTCAACAATGTACTCGCCTCGCCATCGTTTGCCGCATGGATGGAAGGAGAGCCGCTTGACATCGAGCGCCTGCTCTATTTGAAAGACGGCCGGCCGCGCATCTCTATCATGTCCATCGCGCATCTTTCAGACGCCGAGCGCATGTTCTTCGTCACCATGCTGCTGAACGAAGTCATCTCCTGGATGCGCCGGCAGTCAGGAAGCAGCAGTCTGCGCGCAATTCTCTATATGGACGAGATCTTTGGCTACTTTCCGCCCTCTGCGACACCACCCTCCAAAAAACCCATGCTGACTCTGCTGAAGCAGGCGCGCGCTTTTGGCGTCGGTTGTGTGTTGGCAACGCAGAATCCGGTGGATCTCGATTACAAGGGTTTGGGAAACACCGGGACGTGGTTCATCGGGCGTCTCCAGACCGAACGCGACAAGCTTCGGCTGCTCGACGGGCTGGAGGGGGCGCTGGCTTCCGCGGGACAGACGTTCAACCGTTCCGAAATTGACATCATCCTTTCCGGGCTCGGGAAGCGTGTATTCCTGATGAATAACGTACATGACGATCACCCAGTGTTGTTCGAGACACGGTGGGCACTCTCCTACCTCCGCGGACCTTTATCGAAGTCGCATATCGAAGCATTGATGGCCGGGAAAAAAGCCGGTGAGAAAAGCGCAGCCGCCCCCGCGCGTACGCCCGGTGGTGTTACCGCCTCTGCACCCGTCGAAGCAACGCGAGCACACACAACAGCTGTCGCGGGTGCGGGAGTGCTCCCCGGCGCCCCGGAAATTCACTTCCCACCTGTCGCAACGCTCGCCGGGGATTATGAAATGCTGTTCAGACCGGCGCTGTATGCCAGAACCCGTCTGCACTACGTCCATACAAAATCGGGTGTGGACGAGTGGGAAGATCACGTCCTCCTTGCAACGGTTCCCGACACTACTGACTTCGTGACATGGGAAGAGACAGCTCTGTTCCATCCGGAAATCGAATTCATACCCAACGGTCCGGACACTGCCTATACCCGGGAAGCGATCCCGGATTCCGCCGCGTCCAGGACGAGCTTTTCCACGTGGAAAAAATCCCTCGCCGAATGGATTTACCGCGACTTTGAACGTACCGTCTGGCAATGTCCCGAATTGAAACTACTCTCTTCACCGCAGGAGACGGAAGGACAGTTTCGCGTACGCGTGCAACAGAGGTACCACGAACAGCGCGATACGGCGATGGAAAAACTTCGTTCGCGTTACGCACCGCGCTATGCGCGTGCACAGGAACGCATCCGTAAAGCGGAACAGCGTGTCGATCTGCAGGAGGCGCAATACCGGCAGCAGCAGGTATCAACGGCCGTTGATATCGGATCAACGCTTCTCGGAGCGCTGTTCGGGCGCCGCTCGGGTGTGTCCGGTATCGCCCGTCGGGCAGCAACAGGCGTCGGGAAGGCGAGTCGTGCGATGAACGAACGCGCGGATGTCACGCGCGCACAGGAGGATTTGCGGAGCGCGC